A region from the Aegilops tauschii subsp. strangulata cultivar AL8/78 chromosome 5, Aet v6.0, whole genome shotgun sequence genome encodes:
- the LOC109750645 gene encoding AP2-like ethylene-responsive transcription factor At1g16060 — translation MAKPRKNSAAAAAAAAANSNASAAADAGADVRAKPKKRTRKSVPRESPSQRSSVHRGVTRHRWTGRFEAHLWDKNSWNESQNKKGKQVYLGAYDEEEAAARAYDLAALKYWGPDTILNFPLSIYEEELKEMEGQSREEYIGSLRRKSSGFSRGVSKYRGVARHHHNGRWEARIGRVFGNKYLYLGTYATQEEAAMAYDMAAIEYRGLNAVTNFDLSRYIKWLRPGAADVAAGAGRSAHPMLAGLAAQELPAIDLDAMAFQHDLHQQGMEDGMAAEAAAAAAGTAQFPLLPARASTLGHTPTTSALSLLLQSPKFKEMIERTSAAESSTTTSSSSMSTPPPPQATRDDGASPQCSFPEDIQTFFGSDDGVAYTDVDGLFFGDLSAYASPPFQFELDL, via the exons ATGGCAAAGCCCCGCAAgaactctgccgccgccgccgccgccgcggcggcgAACAGCAACGCCAGCGCGGCCGCCGACGCGGGGGCCGACGTGCGCGCCAAGCCCAAGAAGCGCACGCGGAAGAGCGTGCCCCGCGAGTCCCCCTCCCAGCGCAGCTCCGTCCACCGCGGCGTCACACG GCACCGGTGGACGGGGAGGTTCGAGGCGCACCTGTGGGACAAGAACAGCTGGAACGAGTCGCAGAACAAGAAGGGCAAGCAAG TTTACCTCG GGGCGTATGACGAGGAGGAGGCCGCGGCCCGGGCGTACGACCTGGCGGCATTGAAGTACTGGGGCCCCGACACCATCCTCAACTTCCCG CTGTCTATATACGAAGAGGAGTTGAAAGAAATGGAGGGACAATCAAGGGAAGAGTATATTGGGTCCCTGAGGAG GAAAAGCAGTGGTTTCTCACGAGGGGTCTCCAAGTACCGCGGTGTCGCAAG GCATCATCACAACGGGAGATGGGAGGCCCGGATTGGCCGTGTGTTCGGCAACAAGTACCTCTACCTCGGCACCTACG CGacgcaggaggaggcggcgatggcGTACGACATGGCGGCGATCGAGTACCGCGGCCTCAACGCGGTCACCAACTTCGACCTCAGCCGCTACATCAAGTGGCTCCGCCCGGGCGCCGCCGACGTGGCGGCCGGCGCCGGCCGGAGCGCGCACCCGATGCTGGCCGGCCTCGCGGCGCAGGAGCTCCCCGCGATCGACCTCGACGCCATGGCGTTCCAGCACGACCTCCACCAGCAGGGCATGGAGGACGGCATGGctgcggaggcggcggcggccgcggcgggGACGGCGCAGTTCCCGCTGCTGCCGGCCAGGGCGTCCACGCTCGGCCACACGCCCACCACGTCCGCGCTCAGCCTGCTGCTGCAGTCGCCCAAGTTCAAGGAGATGATCGAGCGGACGTCGGCCGCCGAGAGCAGCACCACCACGTCCTCCTCGTCCATGTCCACGCCCCCGCCGCCGCAGGCCACCAGGGACGACGGCGCCTCGCCGCAGTGCAGCTTCCCGGAGGACATCCAGACCTTCTTCGGCAGCGACGACGGCGTGGCCTACACCGACGTCGACGGCCTCTTCTTCGGGGACCTGTCCGCCTACGCGTCGCCGCCGTTCCAGTTCGAGCTGGACTTGTGA